Below is a window of Acidaminococcales bacterium DNA.
GCCGTTTTCGTCGACAACGTAGGTCGTCGCCCGGCCTTTTTCCCAGTCGCCGCTTTTGCCGCCGTAGGTTTTCAAAAGCCGCGGCTCGTCGCGAATGGGCTTTTTGGCGCCTTTGCCAAAAAGTGTCTTTATGCCTCTTACAGTTGCGCCGGGGGCGATTTTAAAAGCCTCGCCGTTTTCGCCGCGCACTTCTTTCAGGGTCTTCAGCGCTTTTATTATAGCATTTTTGCCCGCGCCGGGCAAGGGCGCCGCCTGGCTTTGCGCCTTTATTTTTTCTCCTGTCTTGCCTTGCGGCTCGCCGTTTTTTATGGGCACGTGCGCGCCGTTGACGGTTATCCACTTTGTATCGTCCCCGGCGGCGTCAAGCGCGACGCCTTCGGCGTCTGGATTGCCGCCCTGTTCTTTTGCCGGGGCAAACCCCTGGCCGGCCGCGCTTTGCCCTTCGCCGCCCGGCAGGGCCTCGCCTTCTTCCGGCGGCGCCTCTTCCGGCACGCCCGGCATGTCGTAGGGGTCAATCCCGCCGTAGCCGCTTTCCGGGTCGTCTATCAGGCTTTGCCTTACTTCTTCCGGCGACAGCACGCCCATTTCTATGTACATGTTGTCGGTTTCCGCCTTGGCCTTTTGCGTGGCCGCGATTGAGGACTTGGCTTCTTCGTTGAGCGGGACGAAGTGGAAGGTGAGTGCATCGTCCAGTTTGCCGCTGCGGTTCAGGCACAGGATTTTCAGTATTTTTTCCAGCGGCCGCCGGAGAAGTTTTTCCTGCGTCGCGAGTATGTGCTCATGGTGGTTGCGCATGTCGTTTTCCCCGGTGGCGTTGAAGCCCGCCGGCGATATGCCCCACATCTTGGTTACTGGTTCCTTGAAGTAGGCGGCGACCATTTCCATCGACTGGCGCACTATGTCGGTAACGCCCGACAGGGGGGTGGCTATGTTCACGACGTCTTCGGATTCGTTGTCGATGGTTTCCACGCCGTCGTTCGTGCGGTTTTGCACCATGTGCCGTATGCGCCGGTTGAGCATTTCGCCCGCGCCGCCGGAAAGTATTTCGTCAAGGTTCGTTTTCAGCACGGTAAGGCTGAACTTGGTCAAGAGCCGCGCCTCGGCTTCCCGGCATTCGGCGAAGTGCTCGGCCGCGTCCAGCACGGTTTGGGCAAGCGGCATGCCGAAAAAGTTGTAGGCGGGCTTTAAAAGGGACGGCAGCTCGTTCATGGCAAAGTACAGGAAGCGGCTTTCGTGTATGGGGACGCCTTGGACGTACCAGGACGAGGGGCTGTAGTAGTCGGATGCGCAGGGGTTGGCGGAATTGTATTCCCCTGGGCTTATGTTGTAGGGGTCGACGAGGGCAAGGTTTTTCAGCGAATTTCGCGGGAAGGTCTTTTCGTCCAAAACAAGTGGGTTTATGAGGTCTTTTTGTTCGTTTCCCGTGTCGACGAAGACGAGGCAGCCGCCGAAGTAGCCGCAGGACG
It encodes the following:
- a CDS encoding DUF1073 domain-containing protein; this encodes MSPAYGSPCTSAEFYKKPATLGRPDKKIALAQDEALAPALEMLRRDFPLGAPGAFPCFLGYGRLLALAQDGLIRAGVEMLAEDCVSKWIELSAQGETDEDGNGLPDMEEDLRRYHVKDLLRRAVASCGYFGGCLVFVDTGNEQKDLINPLVLDEKTFPRNSLKNLALVDPYNISPGEYNSANPCASDYYSPSSWYVQGVPIHESRFLYFAMNELPSLLKPAYNFFGMPLAQTVLDAAEHFAECREAEARLLTKFSLTVLKTNLDEILSGGAGEMLNRRIRHMVQNRTNDGVETIDNESEDVVNIATPLSGVTDIVRQSMEMVAAYFKEPVTKMWGISPAGFNATGENDMRNHHEHILATQEKLLRRPLEKILKILCLNRSGKLDDALTFHFVPLNEEAKSSIAATQKAKAETDNMYIEMGVLSPEEVRQSLIDDPESGYGGIDPYDMPGVPEEAPPEEGEALPGGEGQSAAGQGFAPAKEQGGNPDAEGVALDAAGDDTKWITVNGAHVPIKNGEPQGKTGEKIKAQSQAAPLPGAGKNAIIKALKTLKEVRGENGEAFKIAPGATVRGIKTLFGKGAKKPIRDEPRLLKTYGGKSGDWEKGRATTYVVDENGQKKKAEIHYYREPSIGCVEFKFKKWIAK